A stretch of DNA from Euzebya rosea:
GGGCCGACCCGACGTGCGACCTCGATGGCCTCCTCGGCCATCGCCACGGCCTCACCGAACCGACCCTCCATCGTCAGGCGGCTGCAGAAGGCCGCGGTGATCGTCGCCCGGGCCGGGCTGTCCCCGTCCGGCAGGGCGGCCAGCGCCTGCTGGAAGGCCGCGAGGGCACGTGGCCAGTCCAGCTCCAGTCCCCGGGCGATCGTCTTGTGGGCCAGCGCCACCCGCGTCGGGTCCACGTCGGGCGGGAAGCTGGCGAGCGCCAGCTCGGCGTACCTCACGGCGTTGGTGGGGTCGATGTCGGCCTCGGCGCACGCGGCGGCGAGCTCGTACACACCGGCCAGGTCGGTACCGGTCCGGGCGCTGCTGTCGGCCACCGTGGGCCAGAGCTCCGCGACCCGTTCCAGGCCGGCGACGGCGTCGCGATAGCCGAACGCGTCACGCGCACGCAGGGCTGCGGCGTGGGCGGCGGACAGCTCCTCCGCCCGTCGTCCGGTGATCCGCAGGTGGCGGGCCAGGCGGGTTGCGTACGGGCCCTCCGGGCCACCCTCGGACAGCAGCAGGTCGGCGATGGCCCCGTGCAGGCGCTGCCGCTCGTGGGGGAGGGTGGCCTCGTCGACCGCGTCGGCGATGAGCGCGTGGCGGAAGCGGTACCCGTCGTCGGTGGCGACGAGCAGGCCCGCGGAGACGGCGTCGCGGAGCGCCAGGTCCAGGGCCGGTCCGTCCAGGCCGGCCATCGCCTCGACCAGGCGATGGGTCACCTGCTCCCCTCCTGCGGCAGCCACGATCTCCAGCACACGCCGGGTGGACGATGGGCAGCGGTCGACCCGGTCGAGCAGCAGGTCCGCCAGCGTGTCGGTGACCTCACCGTGACCGGCGGCCAGCTGCAGCGCGTGCAGCGGGTTGCCGCCGCAACGGTCGAGGACCCTCGGCAGGTCGTCGCGGTCCAGCAGTGCGTCGGCGACCAGCTCGGCCACCGACGCGTCGTCCAGCGGCCCGAGCTCGACGAGCCGGGCGCGGCCGGAGCGACGGACGCCCGTGAGCAGTGGGTGCACCGGGTGGGTCCGGTCGATCTCGTCCGCGCGGCCGGTGAGCACGGTGAGGACAGGGCTGTCGGTGAGGTTCCCGACCAGGAACGTCAGCAGGTCGGCCGTCGCCGGATCGCACCAGTGCACGTCCTCGACGAGGAGGAGCAGCAGGCCACTGTGGGCGGCGGCCTGCTCGACCACGCGGAGGAGGTGCTCGTACAGCTGGGTGTGGCCGAGGTCGGCGTCCCCTGCGTCGGACGCCTCGAGCGGGGCGGCGACCTCCGGCACCAGTCGGCCCAGCACCCGCCTCGCCGGGGTGCCGAGCGTCAGCCCCCACGCGTCCGGGTGCCGGAGGCTCGCGCGCACGGCCTGGACGATCGGGGCGTAGGGCAGGCGGGCCGACGCGATGTCCAGGCACTCCCCGCGCATGACCGCGGCGTCCGGCAGGGCCGAGGCCAGCGCATCCAGCATCGTGGTCTTGCCCATGCCGGCGTCGCCGGTCACGACGGCCACACGTGCCTCGGCAGTCCGCTGGGCCTGCTCGGCGAGGGTCAGCACCATCTCGAGCTCGGCGCGCCGGCCCGCAGGATGGCGCGCAGGGGCCCGGGCCGTCGATCTCGCCGGCCCGTCCACCGTCCCCCCGCCCGACATCCAAGGCTGGGTCGTGCTGCTCCTCCCCAACGTCGAGAAAACTAGTCTTCGAACCGCGACCGGGAAAGTGCCGGATGACTGTCGAGACTGTCGTCCGTGGTTCACTCGCCGGGCTGGTTGGGTCGAGCCGACGGCGGGAGGATGCGGCATGCACATGCGCGCCGTCCATGTCGACCCCGTCGGGCGGTTCTCCCTCGAGGTCGACGACGACACCGGTCTGACCTACCTCGGCATCCCCGTGCGCAACAGCATGGTCGAGTACACCGAGTGGTACCGGGTCGACCGCGAGCTGTTCACGGCGTTCGTCGTGGATCCGTCCTCGGCGCGACCGATGGTCGAACGAGCCCGGCGGCGGGAGATCGACCACCTCCTCCTGTTGCCGCCGGGGCGGGACCGAGGCGTGGCCGACCCCAATTGATGAGAGGTGAATCACCTGTCATCTATGAGGTAGCGTGGCGCCACCCGCCGGAGGAAGGACGTCACCGTGTACAGCCAGCCAGACCTGACGGGCCGCACGGCCCTCGTGACCGGAGGTGCGAGCGGCATCGGGGAGGCGTGTGCCCGGCGCCTGGCCGCCGCTGGTGCCCGGGTCGTCGTGCTGGACCGATCCGCCGATGACGCCGCCGCGGTCGCCGCCGATGTCGGCGGCCACTCCCTCGTGGTCGACCTGTCCGACCCCGACGCGATCGACACGGCGCTGGACGGCCTCGACATGCCCATCGACATCCTCGTCAACAACGCCGGCCTGCAGCACGTCGCGCCGATCGGGGAGTTCCCGACCGAACGCTGGGACACCATCATCGCGGTCATGCTCACCGCCCCCTTCCGGCTGGCCCGCCGGCTGGTCCCGGGCATGGCCGACCGCGGCTGGGGACGGATCATCAACATCTCCAGCGCCCACGGCCACCGGGCCTCGCCGTTCAAGTCCGCGTACGTGTCTGCCAAGCACGGTCTGGAGGGGTTGAGCAAGGTCATCGCACTCGAGGGCGGCGCCCGCGGCGTCACCTCCAACTGCATCGCCCCGGCGTACGTGCGGACAGCCCTGGTCGAGGC
This window harbors:
- a CDS encoding AAA family ATPase, which encodes MCMPHPPAVGSTQPARRVNHGRQSRQSSGTFPVAVRRLVFSTLGRSSTTQPWMSGGGTVDGPARSTARAPARHPAGRRAELEMVLTLAEQAQRTAEARVAVVTGDAGMGKTTMLDALASALPDAAVMRGECLDIASARLPYAPIVQAVRASLRHPDAWGLTLGTPARRVLGRLVPEVAAPLEASDAGDADLGHTQLYEHLLRVVEQAAAHSGLLLLLVEDVHWCDPATADLLTFLVGNLTDSPVLTVLTGRADEIDRTHPVHPLLTGVRRSGRARLVELGPLDDASVAELVADALLDRDDLPRVLDRCGGNPLHALQLAAGHGEVTDTLADLLLDRVDRCPSSTRRVLEIVAAAGGEQVTHRLVEAMAGLDGPALDLALRDAVSAGLLVATDDGYRFRHALIADAVDEATLPHERQRLHGAIADLLLSEGGPEGPYATRLARHLRITGRRAEELSAAHAAALRARDAFGYRDAVAGLERVAELWPTVADSSARTGTDLAGVYELAAACAEADIDPTNAVRYAELALASFPPDVDPTRVALAHKTIARGLELDWPRALAAFQQALAALPDGDSPARATITAAFCSRLTMEGRFGEAVAMAEEAIEVARRVGPCAAEAEAIISLATVRGQQGMAEEAAALFADGQAVAAACGSVHQQMRGAVNRSGILANQGAFDDAIEECNRAIAIAVDHGLDRTWGMDLRVNLLGPLVDSGRFAEALAIGMQAIPVAPAGSTRAGLMTQTGMAAVRSGDLPLARRLMEDAKAAMGGSQQTWFVAFWGQLAAELALAEGDVETARVRVGEALEAVTNPDGSRFWAGEVGALVADVVRAAGGGEDLGEVIALVRRAAADGETRIHAGERLRLEAIDAQLRGRPPEEVEAAWRRALEVYESLPMPERIIRCQLALAQLAVEGGDRRRGQELLAEAARRAESIGAGLLAERAGNLATRWGVAAIGGGPVASSPVAPVHEGPPEEDRRDVAGAGVWRRTGAGWTVAFEGHETVLADAKGVRDLATLLANAGREVHVFDLTGGGVIAQQLPVLDEVAKRRYAHEAVALEEEIADAEAAGDDGRAAEASERREWIVDQLRAAAGLAGRTRRSADGEERARQAVGARIRYTLARLEECHPALGAHLRDHVRLGVRCVYDPGDHVEWDVSTS
- a CDS encoding 3-hydroxybutyrate dehydrogenase, which gives rise to MYSQPDLTGRTALVTGGASGIGEACARRLAAAGARVVVLDRSADDAAAVAADVGGHSLVVDLSDPDAIDTALDGLDMPIDILVNNAGLQHVAPIGEFPTERWDTIIAVMLTAPFRLARRLVPGMADRGWGRIINISSAHGHRASPFKSAYVSAKHGLEGLSKVIALEGGARGVTSNCIAPAYVRTALVEAQIADQARVHGISEDEVVETIMLAGTAVKRLIEPAEVADLAAFLCSDAAGTVTGSSWTMDAGWTAR